The DNA sequence AGCACTTTAGGCAGAGACAACCAATAGAAAGAGCAAAAGCCCTGAGATGGGAGCTCACATGCCAAGTTCAAAGAACTATAAAGAGATTAAAGAGGCTGGGCCAGATTATGTGAGGAAGGAGTGTGGATAGGGTTGAGAAGCCAGGGGAACACAGACCATGTAGGTCATTATAGGTCTTCACATGGGCTTTTgttattactttgaaaaattacCCAACAACTGGATtttgaacaaagaaacaaaaaaagtctaCCTCACATTAAGGGATTAGTCTGACTGCTACATTGTGAATACACTTCAAAGTCTCAAAGATAGCAACAGGAAGATAggctaaaaacacatttttttatcttgagcAAGCAATGATACAAGAGATGATGTTACTCAGATTGTAGTGGCAGAGGTAGTGACAGTGAAAAGTAGATCCTGGATATATTGAGATGATACATAGGGAACTGGCCTTTTGGAGACAATGAAACACTGCATTTCACTGGAGAATTTTCacctgaaaataaacaaaaatccccAATCCTACAAGAAAATATGCCTAGTACTGATAAATGCACATTCAGTTACAAATTTAATGAGGACTCTAGAATAAGGAGATGTTTGAAGCTTTAAGAAGGAGcctagtgttgtggctcagtggtagaccactgaacatgcacaaggcctggctTCCACCCCAGCACCTCACCCTCCATAAAaggggggaggctgaggcaaacaCACTTTGCTTTCCTGGACTATTATTTTCTTACCTTCTCTCTTCTTAACTAAAGGCCATTGAAGTTACaaactataattatttaatatttgttctcTAAGTATCATcccttgttttataaatttacatGGATTTGGTCAGCTTCCCAGAGGAGATTCTTATGCATTTTAAAGCTCATATTTATAGAATATGGAGAAAATGAATACCCTACCAGGAatgaaatgtatgaaaaaaaaacttccaatcTGGTTCATATCAGAGGCATATCCAAAATATTTCAGCCATACTACTTGAAAACTCAACATCTCTCTTTTTTGGCGATTCCTATGCTTTTTATAATTCTGATAGTCCAAATCTTTTTCCTTGCTCCCAGCTGGACTTTCTGGTTCTTTGTTTTAAACCTGTGTCCACTTGCTTCATtaactgtcaaaataaaaatattatcaggGATTCTCTCAATAAATCTTTACTGTACTTGAATTAAGTAACCAATTCAGCTACCCTTCTTTTCACTTTGCCTCTTAAGTCTAATTTCCATGTCcctgaatatattatttttcctgaaGTTCATTTACATTTACTTTGCATCGGGGTGACCAAAATTAGTCGGAAGAATAAAAACATCTAAGTTCCCAACAAACAAAGGTCATAGAAGAATGATTATCCCCCCAATAATACCATTATAACAATTTTTTATGTCACAGTTGAAAATGATCCTGAGGATCTGTAAATAGGCATTCAGgaaaggcaggtggggtggggtagggtggggtgTCTGAAAAAAGACATCTTACCAGTCAATCCTTCTCTAAATTCTGTGTGTATCATTTGGTTTTAGTTCCAGTAAAGGTACTAAACTGTAGTGAACTTCTCCCTTTTCAACTTTTctgaaaagacagaaataaaacaaagcaagtaGTCCTAACTTTGAACTTCTGTAGGTTACTAATTTCCCTTCATTCTTGTTGAAATGGTTAAATAAGTAAATTCTTTACTAAAGCATTTCTGGAACTCCCAAACGCCCTGTTTATGCTGAAGATGTCACATTTGCTGACCTCAAGTTTCCCTATAGCCTTGATATCACCCTTGAAACCAAAACACATTTTTAGTACAGGTTAAAAGTCAAAGTCAGTTATTTACTTTTTCCACAATATGTACTCCCTAGTATGATCTGTTCCTTCTTCCTGACATTATTACTTACCTGACCATAACCAAAAGTTATTTGACATCTGCAAACGGAGATTCTACCACTAGGCTATTTTTCTGTAACTGAATTTAATATAtcaagtccattttttttctgttgttatctTCACTTTCTGTCTTTGCGTCTACCTGTTCCCAGACCATAGCATCTTCAGGTAATCAGGCTCCCTGAGCAGCTGAGTTTTTGGACTGTGTGACTGCTattatataaaaaactaaaataatcaaaaagatGAGTAATTACTAGCATTGGAGAATAACCAAGTACTTCTGCAGAAACTGAATTTTCCAGGTTTTCTCATGTTGTCAGGGGAATTGTCCCTGAAACCCAATTGGTTTAGGAAGAATAACCAGAAGAAAAACTTTGTAATGAGTCACTGGAGAGGAAACAAAACTGAAACTGGATATTTTAAAGTATCACCTTGCGGGAacagcagtgcatgcctgtaatcctagcaaatctggaggctgaggcaagaggatcacaaatttgaggctagccttagcaatttagtgagacccagtctcaaaaaatggctgggaatgtagatcagtggtaaagtgccccctgggttcaatccccagtactgcaaaaaagaaaaagaaaaaattattacttttggCAATTATATCTTCCAATTCTGACTTGCTTGTTTATTGCTTAAAATTAGGCAAATTATGAAATATGAACACAGCTAGTCAAATTCATGTAGATTTCACCCTAAACTTCAGCATCAATGTACAATCTCCAAAATAACAACcatatccaatttttaaaaagtccactaGATTGCAACTCTCTTAAAAGCTAGGGCTAGACATGGAGTTTATTTATTCAGCTCATTCCTCGACCCATATGTAAGTCCCTGCCCAAAGAGCTTGAAGCCCCACAAGCAAAGCACCTTAACCCATTCTGGGTAATAGTTCCACTGAAGACATCATCCATGCAGTGGGTAGAAACACAGAAGCAAGAACCCTTAAATCTACCTGTGAGGAAGTGGGCAGACCTCCCAGGGGAAGTAACACCTAAGTGGAAACATGAGGGTTGGAGATGGGAATGAGGGTGGAAGGATGAATTCCAAGAACAGTAACCGCTTGCAGAATGAAGTATGGCAAGTTCAGCAAGTCAGAGAAACTAAGTGGTTTAGAATTAACAGGACAGTAAGTACAGGTGGAGAGTGGTAGGAGAGTTTTTACAAAATAACACACCTGATCCAGACTATTTGAATCAAACTCCCTGAAGGTGGGCTAAGACTctcaatattttttgaaagtacCTCAGGTAATCCTCATGAACAATTCTCATTGAAAGCTGCTGTTCTGCTCTACACTTCTCTTTGCAGTTCCATTCTATATCTTTTGAACTGTACCAACCTTATCACATTGAAACTGTTTCTCTCTACCCTGCAGAGTGGAAGAGTCTCAAGGGCAGCAATATTGCcttattcattcatattctccCCCCCCTCTTTCCACTGCCTTGTGCATTTTCTACCATATGTTAGgcactctataaatatttgttcagttgagcaaaactaaaatatgaagaataaaattaatccaaagcggaattttaaaataaaatcataacaaaTGATTAATACAGAAACAAATCACGATAGAATggtctaaaattataaattttaaagagaatacactataaaaataaggttgaaaaataagcaaataactgAATTCTTAACACTGCCTATGTTGAAACTGCTTCCTAAGAAAGACTTTCCATGACAGCACAGCAGGAAGAACCCCTGATCCCCTTCGTGTCTCTCCAAAGCCACTCATGTCTATGGCCCACAAACCCCTTTCAAAAAGCCTaggaaaacaatgagaaaatgctTTGTGATGCATGTCTGTGTTCTGGCAGCTCAGAAGTTCATGCCTCTTTACCCCAGAGCAGCCTAAAACACAATAAATTCAAACATTATAAGCAAGTTTCATTTTAGctggaaaaaaagataatatactTGATATATTAGAGTTAAGAAAATCCTAACTTTAATATTAACTAATGATACTTTGAAAACTCAAAATCCAGTTTAAAGTATCACAGAATGACTTGAGAGCAGCAAAGATcactactttttgtttttaaatcattttaattgcATCGGGAGTATAAGAGcttaatctcatttttaaaattagaacattatacaaaatacatgtatgaagatgtgaatttggtgtcaacataccatatatacaaacagagatatgataaattgtggtataaaggtgtattaagaattgtaatgcaaaaaaaaataattagaacatcgaaaataaaaccaaagacccTTTGACAATGACCCCTAATCCAAGTCCCCTTCCTTTGTCCCTGGGAATAACAACAGATGGTCACATTATTCCAGACCTTTCTTAGCTTTACATTTATGTGTACTTAACATTGTAGACACAGAGGACTCTAGTTTCTTCTTACTGTTTTATAGATACTGCCAGGAATTAATCAAGGCCCAGTTGTGCCAGGGCAAGGGGGGAAGTAGAGTGCCCTGAGATTGCATGTGAGACATAAGGCTTCACTGGAGAAGTGCCTACAGGGAAGGCCCAGTAGTGACAGGTGAACGAGTAGCACCTCTGTCCATGGCTGTGCTTTGCCAAGCAGTGGTGGCTGGCTGAATGAGTGACACATATCTTTTGAACAGTACCCTCAGTTCTACTCCAGTCACCACTGAGAGCGGATCTATATGTTAGGCTGCAggagcagtgacatcatcagcattagCTTGCTTGGTTTGCTTGTATGCCCAGCATCCCAAGGGGACATATTGTGATGtacatgcaaataataataagcaaCTTCCACAGATAAAATTAGTGTGCCCAAGTCTGAGTGTGCATGAAAGAAAGCCATTCCTTCAACATAATATGCATCTAGACATTCCAGCCCAGGTTTGATCTCAATGTTTCCTTAACTTGGCTAGATTTTTGAGAACAGAAAAAGGGTATTCAGGGACATCTTGTTTATTCTCCAACTTTTCTTTAAGTGTGATACAACACCCAAATGACAAACTGAAGAGAACTTATTGAAGGAATTATATACAGGAGTTTGGACAGAGTTATTAGAGCCAATAAGAGATGGAAAAGGAATACAGAGCTAGCAAAGGAAAAGAGCTCTTAGTATCCATAGGGTAACAGGGCTATGGGTAGGAAGGGGTTCTACAAACACAAGTAAGCTACAACTGCAGAAAAGGGTGTCCCCATAGGATCCATACATAGGAGAATAACAGCTGGCTTCTGTAGCTTATTGTAGGCCTTTACTGAATCCAAAGAAACTGCTCATAATCCCAAAGTGTTGATCCCCAAATAGTATTGTTACTGAAACTTAGCAGACTATTCCACTAGTCTATGAAGTCAGTTGCTTTTAAGTGATGGGGCATGTGGGTAGATAATTAAGTTCCATGTGTTGTGACctcattattatatttcatttcctACATAATGTACCCCCTGATCAGACACAATATGCATATCATTTGATAGTTCACACAGCTTTTGCTCTTCTAccccaaaacatttatttaatagacTCTTCTATGTGTGCTTTCAAGATTCTGACCTCCTTTCACAGACTGGCAGAGTCCCAAAATGGCAAAGAGTATTTGCAAGtgataagagagagaaagaagacccAGTTCAATATCCCTTATCCCCCAGTGGAGTGCTACCAGAAATTTCTGTATGAAGGAGagattcttcctttaaaaaaagatcatttatattataatattattattaaatagtaataaatattattcctttgGAATTGAGGTTCAGGATTATTATAATCtttgatttataaataatttacatacaattccttctctgttttcctaagtgatttttctccattataaCTAGAAGACAGAGTGGTTTCAATATCATTATAGATAATCAAATCAGAATAGGCAAAGAAAGACTTTTCTCTGagttttaacataaaaaatgaacTCACTTTGTTGAACAAAAACACTTTGTTGTTGCACAGTGTTCACAATGCAAAATCACTTAAGAGATCTTCCCATAACTCACTAGCTGTCTGCATACTTTCCTCATTGCCACCttcatttcttgatttcttaGTGTGTAGATGACAGGATTCAGAAAAGGTGTGACAAGTGCATCAAATATAGCCAGGAACTTATCCAGGTGTGTGGAGGAAAATGGCTGTACATAGATGAATATCAAAGGACCAAAGAACAAGACCACCACAGTGATGTGAGCTGACAGTGTGGACAGAGCCTTGGAGGAGCCAGCAGAAGAGTGCTTCTGAACAGTGAGAATGATTACAACATAGGAAATGATCAGTATGAAGAAGGAGCCCACAGAGATGAAACCACTGTTGGCTGTGACCATGAGTTCCAGTCGATAGGTGTCTGTGCAGGCAAGTCTAATGAACTGAGGAAGGTCACAGTAAAAGCTGTCCAACACATAAGGACCACAGAAGGGCAACTTTACTACAAAAGCCAATTGAACCAGTGAGTGCGTGAGGCCAACCACCCAGGCAGCCACTAAAAAGAAGATGCACATTCTTGGTCTCATGATGGTCAGGTAGTGCAGAGGCTTACATATGGCCACATATCTGTCATAGGCCATGGCTATGAGGAGCACCACCTCCACACCACCAATGAGATGGATGAAGAAGATCTGGGTGATGCAGCCTCTAAAGGAGATGACTTTGCGCTTCCTGAAAAGGTCATAAATCATCTTTGGGGAAGTGACAGAAGAAACACCCAAGTCAATTAAGGAGAGATTAGCTAACAGAAAGTACATGGGAGAGTGTAAGTGAGGCTCAGAAGCCACTGTGAACACAATGATGGAGTTTCCCGTCATGCTTGCCGCATAAaacacagaggagaaaacaaagaggaGTAGTTGGATACCCCAGGAGTTGGTGAGTCCCAGGAACACAAACTCCGACACCACAGAGTGATTTGCTCCATCCATTGGCTTTGTTGGAGGTGCTGCCTGAAGGagaataacagaagaaaatgcaaattatgaCAACTCTATTAATAGACCAGGAGGAGAGAGGTCAAAATCATGAACTTTTACTTTAACATTAAACTCAATCTGAAAGATGCAACTCGTTGGCCCTCAGACTAGGCCCCTGCAAAGAAACCGTCCTCCTCACACCCAGTATGCCCTGCCAGGCTCCCTGCGCCAGAACCCAGCACCTTGGTTACAGGGGTCTGACCAAGGTTGCAAGCAGAGCTTCGGAGTGTGAGGCAGACCCAGGAGAAAGCCATTGATATGGTGACAAAAGCCACAAAAGAGAATAAAGCCAACTATACCAGGAGGCACTCCAGCTCTACCAATATGCTGCAGAGGCTTCTTCCACACTATTAAGTCTGAGGCACACAGGGACCAGGCCAATAAGAGCTTTGAGCCAAGTGTGTGCAGTTGCCTAAACAGAGATACAGCAAGAAGCCAGTTAAAGAAATCAGAGTGAGGGCAAGGGCAGTGACAGTGACAGTGACAGTGAAGGGAAtaatccaaagaaaaagaaactgcaaGAACAACTGAGGGCTGCTGTTGAGATGCAGAAGCCCAACATAGGATGCAATGATATTGGTGGGCTGGAGGGGGCCAAGGAGGCTCTCAAAGAAGCTGTCATTTTGCCAATTAAATTCCCACACTCGTTCATAGGCAGCTGTACCCTTGGTGGGCAATACTGCTCTTTAGACCCCCTGGCACGGGGAAATCCTATGTGGCCAAGGCTTTGGCAACAGAGGCCAACAATTCTaccttctctgtgtcctcttcagATTTGATTTCTAAGTGTTTGGGGGAGAGTGAGAAGCTAGTTGAGAATCTGTCTGAGCTGGCCAGCCAGCACAAGCCCCATTGTCTTCATCCATAAGGTGGATTCGCTCTGTGGGTCCCAGAATGATAATGAGAGCAAGATCACCCAAAGGACCAAAAGAGAGTTCTTGATCCAGGTGCAGGGGGTGGTGAATAACAATAATGGGACTCTGGTTCTTGGTGTCACAAATATCTCTGGGGTGTTGGATTCTGGTATTAGCAGGAGGTTTGAAACGTGTGTTTATATCATACTGCCAGAAGAAGCTGCCCAGGCCCAAATGCTCCAATTGCATCTGGGGAAAGCACTCCCCACAACCTCACAGATACAAACATCCACAAGCTGGCCCGGAAGACAGAATGCTACTCAGGTGCATCACCATCATTCTGAGGGGCTCCTTTATGCAGCCTGTCAGAAAAATGCAGTCAGCAGCACACCTTAAAAAGGTCTGTGACCCTTCCCACACCAACCCTAGCATTGTGATTGATGACCTCCTGACTCCATGCTCTCCAGGGGACCCAGGGGCCATAGAGATGACTTGGATGGATGTCCCTGGTGAAAAACTCTTCGAGCCTGTGGTTTGCATGTTGGACACTGGTCTTtggccaccacccagctcacaGTGAATGCAGATGACCTCCTGAAAGTGAAGAGATTCTCAGAGGACTTTGGATAGGAGAGTTAAAAGCTTCTTCATCATGGGTGAAGGTGCAGGTGTGAGGTTGATTGGGGCCCATCTACAGTACTCCCTACACTGGTGGCCAGACAGGGTTCCAAGGCTCGTCTTAAAGTCACTACAGTGTCTCCTCTGCCATCTGGCTGCCAGCCAGGGAACAGGAAGAAAAGGGCTTCCACAGCTGCAAATGCTCCACTGTGGTCTGGTACACCATGGGTACGGGTTCTTCCTACTTCTCTCTTCTGGATGCTGACCAATTCCATTCCCTGACCtgccaggtttttattttttaattttgttccccTAAATTAATGCTTCTTTGATTTGTCttgtttataaagataaaatccCCTGGAAGTGTCAAGGAATGGGAGTAGCCCCCACCCACTGTTCCTTTAATGCCCAAGTTTGGTTCCTTGAAAACAGACTGATGAAGAGTAAGAAAGCCATCCCGTGTTCCTAGGATTACATCCAGAGCCCTGTGCCTTCTTGCAAGAGGAGGAGATGGTTTCTGTGAGCACAAAGCTGTTTTTATCAGAAGAGAAGACAGGCATATCTTCAATGCTGCCATCCCCCGCACCCCCAAGTGTAAGAACACTGAACCCAGTCAATGCCTTGGGTTCCTGTCCTAGAAATGGTCTAAtaaatccttttcctttcttgaaataaaaaaaaacacctaaaggccaaaaagtatatgaataaatattaaacatcaaTAATTATCCGAAAAGTATAACacaataatgaaagaaatgaataagaaaaaaaattgaaaatagaactaTTACATAATCCACAATATCATTTgtagataaatacataaatgaaatgacATCAATATATCCCAAAATATCTTCCcatattcattgcagcattattaaCAATATCCAATATATGGAAACTACTTAACTGTCCATTGACAGTTGAGTGGacctcacacacacgcacacacatacacacacacaatgtgacAATATGAATGAATCTAGAGGTTAGTGTGCCAAGTGAAATTAAAGAGACATAGAAAGGAAAATACTGAAAGgtctcatttatatgtggaaaaTAAGTCATGGGTGGGTGAGGAGAGGGAATGGGAAGATATTTATCAAAAGGTAAATATTCAGTTAGGATGGTTAATTTCTGAAGATTTATTGTGTAGTATGGTGACtatggttaataataataatgtattgtgtCCTTGAAAATCCCTAAGAAAGTAGATCttgaatgttctcaccacaagTAAGTATATGAGGTGATAAATGTGTTAATTAGTTTGAATTAATAAGTTCACTgcatatgtatatcaaaacatcacactgtacaccataaatatacataacatttttcatttggggTTTTCAAGAATGCAGGGGAAAGGcacactaatacattgctggtgggacagaaAATTGGtgcaccactctggaaagcagtatggagattcctcaaaaaaaacaGCTACAATACTtctggtatatatccaaaggagtaaaatcagcatactacagtgatgcagccacatcaatgtttaaagcactcaattcacaacagctaagctatgaaGCCAACCTaggagcccttcaacagatgaatagataaaggaaatgtggcatacatccacaatggagtattactcagccattaagtaGAGTACCTTTAcaccatttgccagtaaatgaatggatcctgctaagtgaaataagccagtcctaaaatgtttttgctgatatgcgGAAAGTAATCCACAATAAGGGTaaagaggggaagaatagatattattcagtagattagacaaaggggaagggaggtaaaaggaaaggcagtggaatgaatccCAAATAATTTTCCTACGTacctatatgaatacaccataatgAATTCCACCATTGTGTACAAACACACGAGAAgggagtcctaattagaataagaaatattctatgcttgtacagttatataaaaatgaattctactttcatgtataattaaaaacaccaaaaaagtgaaaatttaaaaattgtcattttttatatcttaatGAAACTAGAAGGGGGAAAATCATTATTGTgcctatagatttttaaattgtgacCAAACAGACAAATTGGTGGTTGTCATACAGAGTTCCATGCAGTATTGTCTCTGAATTTAGTATCTTTCTGCTTTCTCCCAGAGTGGTTGCAGTGATGTTCCTCATGAGACAGAGGAAGCTGTGAGTCAAgccaaattcttttaattttttcttcaaaacacaTAGCCTTATTCAGTCACATGAGACTACTCACCTTTTCTCAGCTAGTGTTCCCACCAAAACCACAAGATTATCCTGACAAATAAGCGCTTCCTTCCTACTACCTGCCTCTGGAAAACACTATCTTCAAAgtttattaaacatttaccatAGCTAGAAGGTCTTGTGTTTTATATTATTAGTATTTGTTTTACATCCTTTTAAGTTAGTGAACTGCTTACAAGACTAGCTCACcagtaaacttcttttttttttaaagagagagagtgaggagagagagagagagagagagagagagagagagagagagagaattttaacattttatttcttagttttcggcagacacaacatatttgttggtatgtggtgctgaggatcgaacccgggctgcgtgcatgctagacgagcgcgctacctcttgagccacatccccagccccaccagtaAACTTCTTAAAGGGTTAATGACCTATACATGTTTAGATTCTCTGAAGTCATGAAAAAGTGGTTCACAGGAAGGTGCAGGTCCATGAACTGTCCATTACCAGTTTGCACCACCCTAGCTATAGAGATGGTGAATAAATGTTTAGAAGCTTCATTTGATTACAGTGAAGAACAAATATCTGATTTTGCATTCTTCTAAAGTATCAGCCTATgaagcactgggggaaaaaaatctaagataaTGTGAGAGTCATTGCCTGGGTGTACTTAGCACAGGATCTGAAAACTTCACCCTATGAAGAGCGCTGTGATGTAGCAGacagcatttttttaaacctctatGAAAGTACTTACCACATtatattgtaattttgattttatttagagaaataacATAACATAGTAGATAGAATATTGACTTTGGATTCTGAAAAACAAGATTTATTTCATGGTTCAACCACTGACAAGTTAATATTAGGCAGGGTATTAAACTTTTGAGCCTCAGTTTATCTATCTattgaacaaatttaaaatattgacattttgttGTAGGGATGAATTAATTAAAGATCAGACTCATACATTCAGTATATAGGTATTCCATATGTAGTTTCCAGTAGATATTAacattactttcttttctttcacttgcCCTTATAGTGCTTC is a window from the Urocitellus parryii isolate mUroPar1 chromosome 6, mUroPar1.hap1, whole genome shotgun sequence genome containing:
- the LOC113177026 gene encoding olfactory receptor 4F21-like; this translates as MDGANHSVVSEFVFLGLTNSWGIQLLLFVFSSVFYAASMTGNSIIVFTVASEPHLHSPMYFLLANLSLIDLGVSSVTSPKMIYDLFRKRKVISFRGCITQIFFIHLIGGVEVVLLIAMAYDRYVAICKPLHYLTIMRPRMCIFFLVAAWVVGLTHSLVQLAFVVKLPFCGPYVLDSFYCDLPQFIRLACTDTYRLELMVTANSGFISVGSFFILIISYVVIILTVQKHSSAGSSKALSTLSAHITVVVLFFGPLIFIYVQPFSSTHLDKFLAIFDALVTPFLNPVIYTLRNQEMKVAMRKVCRQLVSYGKIS